In Shumkonia mesophila, the genomic stretch CGCGGTTGTTCCGCGACATGCACGCTGATTTCTAGCAACCGCCCTCAACGCTGGTCGTCCCAGCTTTCCTCGCCGGCATCCAAAGCTTCGATCCCTTTAAACTTTATCACGATCAGGATCCGTCACCGCGTCGTCGTGCCAGATCCACCATTCGTACGGTGGGGTCTGGGGATAGCCCTTGGGTGAGTCCTCCCACGACTCTTGGCGACCAAGTGCAGTGATGTCGAGGTAGTTCCAGGTGTTCCCCATTTGCTCGTCGCCACGGCCGTTGACGAAGCCGGTGCGGAACACGCGGTCGCCGTCACGAATGAACGCGTTCGTGCCATGCCATTCGTCCACACCGAAGTCGGCATCGAAATCGTCCGTCAGCGTGTACCAGGGGATATGTTCCCAGCCCATCTTTGCCTTCAGGTGCTGAAGGTCGTCTTGCGATCCGCGCGAGACGAAGGCGAGGCTGGTGTCGCGGGCGCCCAAATGTGCCGGGTGCGCAACCTGATCGGCGACCATGGAACAACCGATACAGCCGCGCTCCGGCCAGCGCCCGACGCCGGGCTCCATGAAAGCGCGATAAACGATCAACTGTCGACGGCCATCGAATAAGTCGAGCAGACTCACACGGGAATTTGGCCCATCAAAGGCATAATCCTTCTCGACCGCCAGCCAAGGCATCCGCCGGCGTGCGGCCGCCAGGGCGTCGCGAGCCCGCGAGTGCGCCTTCTCCTTCACGTGCAACTCCTCCCATGCGGCCTTCCACTCCTTAGCCGACACGACTGGCGGCGTCTGCATTCCGAACAGTTCGCTTCCTCGGCCATTCTCAGATGATGTGGTCATGGCTTCCGATCCTCTAGTTTAGGTGCGTTCGAGCTGAGATGTCGCGTGGACTACTCGCTACTGCTCGTGTTACCGGAACAACCTCTGCCGTTGTTCGTTCCTAAATCGTCTGAATACCCGGCCGTGAGGCGAGGCCACTGAGCCGTTGGACGTGTATCGGTGCTCATGCCTTCTTCGATTTGTGGCCAGCCCGAAGGCGAATCCTCCCACGACTGCTCCCGAATGCGGAACGCGTCCACGTCGTCCTGAAACGCGGCTCGATCAACGATCTTTGGAACTCCAAGATCACCTCTAGTTGGCTCCACCATAATTTCCTCCAATGGCTTCCTGTCGCACGATAGGTCGCGCGAGTTGTCGCGAGAGGGCGGAAGCGAGCTTCAGCCAGGGCGACAAGTGGAAAAAGCTCATAAGCAAGTACATCCAGGCCATGCCGCCGATGGGCAGAATGCCGGGTCCCGACGAGCACATCATGGCTTGCATGTCATTCGCCGAAAACCAGGCCATCAACGCGAAGGTTGGCGACGCTGCAAGGCCAAGCCAGCTTGCGGCATCGCGCGACGGCTGGGTATCGGCAGGGCGTTTTCTTGCTAGTATGAACATCGTCATTTTCGAGCTTCCCGTTGAGCTTCGCCAATACCTTTCGGCGTTGAACCTGACAAAGATGTACGGCCGAACGGCAGGAGAACGTGAGTAACAAGTGTGACGGGAATTAAATGGACTCTCTGATAACCGCCGCGGCGCGCGCTCGCGGCGGGCGATCCACTTGCAGCGCTCAAGAGCATCGCATTGCACGACGACGCCCCGGCGCTTGCCTTGCTGGCGTTTTAAGGTTGCTCCGCCACAAAAGGGGCGGCGCCCATCGTCGTCCGTTGGGGACGCGACGGGGCGCCGCAGGTGTCCGCCGGTCGTTGCCTTCCGGCGGACAGCTTCACGCGCACAGGGAGTTGCTAGAACTGGGCCGCTTCGGTCGAGCCGGTCATGGCCGTCGTCGAGGATCGGCCGGCGGAAATGGTTCGCGTGATCTCGTCGAAATAGGTGGTGCCGACCTCGCGCTGGTGACGGGTGGCGGTATAGCCGTGAGTCTCGGCGGCGAATTCCCGCTGCTGCAGCTCCGAATAGCCGGCCATGCCGCGCGCCGCGTAGGCGCGGGCCAGGTCGAAGGTGGCGAGGTTGAGGCTGTGGAAACCGGCCAGCGTCACGAACTGGAACATGTAGCCCATCTCGCCCAGGCGGTCCTGGAAATCGCGCATCTGGGCCTGGCTCAAGTATTTCGCCCAGTTGAAGGAGGGCGAGCAGTTATAGGCCAGCAGCTTGCCCGGGAAGTCGTGACGGATGGCGGTGGCGAACTCGCGGGCGACCTCGATGTTCGGGGTGTCGGTTTCGCACCAGATGAGGTCGGCGTAAGGTGCGTAGGCGAGGCCGCGGGCGATGGCGTAATCCAGCCCGCCGGTGGTCTGATAGAAGCCCTCCACCGTGCGCTGCCCGGTGATGAAACGCCGATCCACCTCGTCGATGTCGCTGGTCAGAAGCTTCGCGGCCTGAGCATCCGTCCGCGCCAGCAGCAGCGTCGGCACCCCCATGACGTCGGCCGCCAGGCGGGCCGCCGTCAGGGTGCGCACGAAGGCGCTGGTCGGCACCAGGACCTTGCCGCCCATGTGGCCGCACTTCTTCTCGGAGGCCAACTGGTCCTCAAAATGGACCCCGGCGGCACCGGCCTCGATCATCGCCTTCATCAACTCGAAGGCGTTGAGGGGGCCGCCGAAGCCGGCCTCGGCGTCGGCCACGATGGGGACCAGGAAGTCGAGGTTGGCGGTGGTCGCGCCCTGGCGCTTCTCCATGTGTTGGATCTGGTCGGCGCGCAGCAGGGCGTTGTTGATGCGCTTGACGACGCTGGGCACGCTGTCGGCCGGATACAGGCTTTGGTCGGGATAGGTCTTGCCGGCGGTGTTGGCGTCGGCCGCCACCTGCCAGCCCGACAGGTAGATGGCGTTGAGCCCGGCGCGAACGTGCTGGACGGCCTGGCCGCCGGTTGTCGCGCCGAGGGAGCGGACCGGCTTGACGCCGTGCAGCCTGCGCCACAGTTTTTCGGCACCCATTTCGGCGAGCGTGTAGCGCTGGCGGAAGGAGCCCGCCAGGGTGGCGACGGTGGCGGGCGCGTAGTCGCGCCGGATTCCTTCCCAGCGGTCGCTGGCCCAGCGCGGCGTCGGCCATCCCTCGTCCAGCGGACGGCCATCCTCGGCAACCGATGGCCGATCGCTAAGAACGTCGGTGGGGCGAATATTTCCGTCATCAGGCACGGTCAGTCTCCTTTTACAGGGGGTTGCGGGGGTACGACCGGGATCGTTACCTGGAATTAAAGTAAGTTATGAGTTGACAGTCTGGCAAGAAGTGTAGAAAAATCATGGGGTTATCATGTAAACAATTGCAAAGGCCAAGACCTCTACTTGTAAATCTGTAATGACGCTGTCGCGGGGGGCTGCCCGCGTGCGTTTGACGACCGGATGGCCTCGGCCAAGGGATAGCGATGCCTGATCCCGAGCTCGGATACAAAGTCCGCCGGCTGCGGCGGGATCGCCATATGACGCAGGCAAGCCTGGCCGACGCCCTGGGGATTTCGGCCAGCTATCTCAACCTGATCGAGCACAATCGGCGCAACCTGACGGTCCCGCTGCTCTTCAAGCTGGCGGACATTTTCGGATTGTCGTTGAAGGACCTGGTTCCCGACCAGCGCAGCTTCGTGCTGTCGGACCTGATGGATGCCCTCAGCGACGATCTGCTGGTCCCTTACGACCTGACGAACATCGAAGTACAGGAGGTCGCGCGCGCCCATCCCAACTTTGCCGGCGCCTTCCTGGCTCTTTACGATGCCTACCGCAAGGCGGCCCAGGACGCGCAGGACCTGGCCGAGTTGTGCGGCGGCCGGGAAGGCGACGGGGAAGGGGGAATGGCCGACGGCTTTCCGGCCGAGCAGGTTTCCGACTTCATCCAGGCGAAGTCCAACTATTTCCCCGCGCTGGAGGCGGCGGCCGAGCGCGTCTCGACGGACATCAAGCTGGCCGACGAAAGCACGTTCCGCGGCATGTCCTCTTTCCTGACCAATGCCTTCGGGGTGCGGGTCATGGCCATGCCGCCGAAGGATGGCTGGACCATCATCCGCCGGTTCGATCCCGGGCGCCACGAGTTGCACATTTCCCGCCATATTCCGCGCGAGACCCGCGATTTCCAGGTGGCCCACCAGATCGGCCTGTTGGCGGCCGACAAGGAAATTCGCGAACTGGCCGCCGAGGCCGGTCTGTTGGGCGATGCGGCGAACGGCCTGATGCGGGCGGCGCTGGCGAACTATTTCGCGGGCGCCCTGCTGATGCCCTATGACGAATTCCATCGCCGGACCCTGGCGTGGAAATACGACGTCGACCTTCTGGCCAACTTCTTCGGCACCAGCTTCGAGCAGGTCTGCCACCGTCTGGTGACCCTGCGCCGTCCCGGCGCCCAGGGAATCCCGCTGCACATGCTGCGCGTCGACATTGCCGGCAACATTTCCAAGCGCTTCTCGCTGTCGGGCATCCGCATTCCCCGCCATGGCGCCAGCTGCCCGCGATGGAACGTCTACTGGGCCTTCATCGAACCGGGCAAGATCAACATTCAGGTTTCGCAGACCCCGGACGGACAAAGGTATTTCTGCATCGCCCGCATGGTTTCGCGGGGGGTGGCGGGGCACAACGCCTCGCGGAGCCTGATGTCGGTGGGCCTGGGTTGCCGGATCGAACATGCCCCGAACCTGGTCTATGCCGAGGGCATGAACCTCGACAACGCCAGCCTGACCATTCCGATCGGCACCTCGTGCCGGACCTGCCCCAGGATGGACTGCGACCAGCGGGCATTCCCGCCCGTCAACAGGAACCTGGGCTTCAACGAGCACGTGCGGGCGACGTCGCCGTATGTCGTGCCGCGATCGACCGACAAGTGACGGATGCGTTGGCGAAGGCGGCGCGGCCGGTGGCGCCCTTGTGTCCGGATGGGGGGCGGAGCATCATGAGGCCATTGAACGGAGCGAAGGAGGGGATCATGCGCTGCGTTGCCTGGCGGACGGCGTTCGCGCTGCTTTTCATGGCGTCCGGGATTCTTGCGGCGAGTCCCGCGCTGGCCGAGAAGCCGGCCTGGGCCGGCGGCGAAAAGGGCGGTCCGCAAAAGTCGGGACCCCAAAAGGGATCGGCCGTGGATTTCCGTTTTCAGGACCAGCACAGGGCGGCCGTTCAGGACTATTTTGCCGGCCAGTACCGTAAGGGCAGCTGTCCGCCGGGCCTGGCCAAGAAGCACAATGGCTGCCTGCCGCCCGGCCAGGCGAAGAAATGGACGATGGGGCGGCCGCTGCCGCGCGACGTCATCTTCTACGATTTGCCGCCGGCCATTCTCATGCAGCTGGGGCCGCCGCCCTCGCGGCACCGTTTCGTGCGCGTCGCCCAGGATATCCTGCTGTTGGCCGAAGGCACGGGCATGGTAGTGGACGCCATCGAAAACCTGAACTGGGAGTTCAGCCGCTAGTCATGGCTGATTGCCCTCGCCGTCGCCCGGAGCGTCCATGACCGACCCCGTCGAATCCCGCCTCATCGACCTGGAAATCCGCCTGGCCCACCACGAGCGCCTGGCCGAGGACCTGTCTTCCGTGATGGCCGAGCAGGGCCAGGTCATCGACCGGCTGGCCTTGCAGGTGCGGCGCCTGGCGGAACGCCTGGGCGATCTCGAAGCCGGCTGGCGCCCACCGCAGGACGACAAGCCGCCGCCCCACTATTGAGCGGGCGCCCGATGGTTTCCGCTCCCACGGTCCCTGCCGGCGAGGCTGCCTACTTCGTCTACGTGCTCTGCAACGACGCCGGCGTCGCCTACACCGGCATCGCCTTGGATGTTGAGGCCCGGCTGGCCCGCCACAACGCCAACGCCGGGGCCCGTTTCACCCGCGGGCGCGGTCCCTGGCGGGTGGCCCACGTCGAGGGGCCGTTCGCCCACGGCGACGCGCTGCGCCGGGAAAGGGCGCTGAAGCGGGATCGGCGCTTCAAGGCGCGGCTCAAGGCCGGATTGGCGACGACATGACGCCATCGGCCCTGGGCAGAGCGGGGCGATGCCGCTACCATGCGGGCTGCTCCTCGATGACCCCAAGCCGGCAGCGGATGGCATGAACACGCCCGATGACGATTCCGAAGACGATGCGCCCGAGTTGCCGCCCGGCGTCAAGAACTACATCACGCCGCAGGGCTTCGGCCGGTTGCAGGAGGAGCTTCGCCACTTGGCGCGGGTGGAACGCCCCAAGGTGGTCGAGGTGGTCTCGTGGGCGGCCGGCAACGGCGACCGCTCCGAAAATGGCGACTACATCTATGGCAAGAAGCGGCTGCGCGAAATCGACCGGCGCATCCGGTTCCTGACCAAGCGCATCGAGGCGGCCGAAGTCGTCGACCCGGCCCGCCAGTCCGGGCGCGACCAGATCTTCTTCGGCGCCACCGTGACCTACGCCAACGGGCGCGGCGAGGAGAACACCGTCACCATCGTCGGCGTCGACGAGGCCAACCTCGAACGCGGCCGGGTCAGCTGGATCTCGCCCATCGCCCGGGCGCTGCTCAAGGCCCACGAGGGCGACGTCGTCACCGTGCGCACGCCAGCCGGCGGCGAGGCCATCGAGGTGGTGGCCATCCGCTATGGGGCGGACGCGTCGACCTAGGGACGCCCGCTCCGCCGGGCCGTTCCCTTCTGGCGGCCTCAGGCGGCCTTCAAGGAATCCGCCAACGTCTTGACGAATTGGAACAGGCGCTTGCGCACCTGTCCGTCGCCGATCCGGAAATAGTTGTGCATAAGCTCGATGGCTTCCCGGGAGCTCATGGGATCGCTGTCGAACTCTGCCTGCCGCGGCTCGGCCAGGCCCTTGCCACGCGGCACCAAGCCCGCCTTCGCCACGTCGTCGGTCATCCCTTCGAAGAAGAAGGCGACGTCGACGCCAAGCGCGTTGGCGATCTTGAACAGGTTGCTCGCGCCGATGCGGTTCGAGCCGTTTTCGTATTTCTGGATCTGCTGGAACGTCACTCCGATGGCTTGGCCCAGGTTCGTCTGGCTGAGACGCAACCCGACACGCCGGGCGCGTACCCGCGATCCGACGTAACGATCGATCAGATTAGGCGTACCTTTCGGAATTCGCTTCTTTTTCATGTCCCCACCCCGAGGCGCTATAGTCGCTGAAGCAAATTACCCGCACACGCACGAGGCCTGTGCGGCTGGTTATCGTTATTACCTATGATAGTGGGGTTTGCCCAGCTAATTGTCTAGCTTTGTGACAGTTCGGAATCGTCCATCCGACCCGTCATCGGGGACAAGGCAACGGGCGACCCCGGTGGGGGGCCGCCCGTCCGCAGGCACGTCAGGACCGGTTCAGACGAACCAGAACTTGAGAACGAAGAGGACCGCCAGGACGTAGACCGCCGGGCTGACCTCGGAAGCGCGACCGCTGGCCAGCTTGACCACCGCATAGGTGACGAAGCCGAACGCGATGCCGTTGGCGATCGAGTAGGTCAACGGCATGGACAGCGCGGTGACCACGGCGGGGGCGACGTCGGTGATGTCGTCCCAGTTGATTTCGGCCAGGCCGCGCACCATCAGGCAGGCGACGAACAGAAGGGCCGGCGCCGTGGCGAAGGCGGGAACCGTCGCGGCAAGCGGGGAAAGGAACAGCGCCAGCAGGAACAGCACCGAGACGACCACGGCCGTCAGGCCGGTCCGTCCGCCGGTGTTGATGCCGGCCGCGCTTTCGATGTAGCTGGTCGTCGTCGAGGTGCCGAGCACGGCGCCGACGCAGGTGGCCGTGCTGTCGGCCAGCAGCGCCTTGCGCAGGCGCGGCAGCCGACCCTGGGCGTCCAGCATGCCACCGCGATGGGCAAGGCCGATCAGGGTTCCCGCCGTGTCGAACAGGTCGACGAACAGGAAGGCGAAGATGATGGTGACGAAGCCGACGTTGAGGGCGCCGGCGAGGTCCATCTGCATGAGGGTCGGGGCCAGGCTGGGCGGCATCGAGAACACGCCCTTGGGTTCGGTCAGGCCGAAGGCGACCCCGATGAAGGTGAGGGCGAGGATCGAGATGATCATCGCGCCCGGCACTCTGAGCGCCGTCAGCACGGCCATGGCCATGAAGCCGGCGATGGCCAGCAGAACGGTCGGGCTGGTCACGTCGCCCAGGGTCACCAGGGTGGCCGGATGGGCGACGATGAGGCCGGACTGCTCGAAGGCGATGATGCCGAGGAAGAGGCCAATGCCGGCCGAGATGGCCAGCTTCAGCGATTGCGGAATGGAATTGACCACCCATTCGCGGACCGGCAGCACGCTGATGGCCATGAAGATGACGCCCGAGATGAACACGGCGCCCAGCGCCACCTGCCAGGTGTGGCCCATGCCCTGGACGACGCCGAAGGTAAAGTAGGCATTCAGCCCCATGCCCGGCGCCAGCGCGAACGGATAGTTGGCGTAAAGGCCCATGATCGCCGTGCCGATGGCGGCCGCCAGACAGGTGGCGACCAGCACGGCCCCCGCGTCCATCCCGGCGATCTTCAGGATCGACGGGTTGACGAAGATGATATAGGCCATGGTGAGGAACGTCGTGACCCCCGCGAGCAGCTCTCTGCGAACGGTCGTGCCGTTCTCGGAGAGCTTGAAAAATGTATCAAGCATGGAATTATCCTTGATGCCCTATTTCCCCCATTTACCATGTCTTCATGGCTTTCGGACTGTAATCGATTTCGCGACGCGTTGTTAAGCGACAACGGAGGGTTGGCCATGAAATCGTCGAAAGCCGCGTGGGCCGCGCTTGCCGGCGCGGCGGTCCTGGCCGTCGCCGGCCGGCCGGCCGCCGCCGAAACCGTGGTGATCAGCCGGGACGACTGCCGGCGCGTGGTGCGCCACGTGGCGTCGGCCGACGTCGCCTACACGCCGGGGGTGGATGCGCGCGGCCGCGCGGTGGCGCCGGCCGACGTAGCCGGTACGCCGCAACTGCGGCTGCCCGAGACCTTCACCTTCGACATCGCCATCGACATGCGCCGCTATCTTGGCGTTCCGAAGGACGAGGCCGGCGCCGCCAGCGCGGCGGCCATCGCCGCCGACAAGGCGAAGACGGCGGCGCAATCGGCGGCCTCCGCCGCAACGTCGGCGGGCGGCGCCGCCGACAAGGCGCGCGACGCGGCCGATGCCGTACAGGCCGACGCCACCGCCGCCCAGACGGCCGCCGCCACTGCCCAGACGGCGGCCGACGCCGCGCCGCTCGACCTCGCCCTGCGGGCCGCCGCCAAGGCCGCCCAGACCGCCGCCGCCGAGGCCGCCGCCAAGGCGGGCCAGGCCGATGCCGATGCCGACGCGGTGGAAAGCCGGGCCTCCCAGGCGCGCACCCTCGCGGAATCGGCGGATGCCGCGAATACCGCCGAGAGCAAGGCCGCCGCGGCGTCATCCGCCGCCGCCGCCGCCGAACAGACCGCATCGCTGGCGGCGGCCATGGCCGGCGACCCGCAGGTGGGGGAGGACGCCACCGTCACCGCGCTGCGCGCCGCCGCCGTTTCGGCCACCGCCGCCGCCCAGACGGCGGATACCGCCGCCGAGGGCTCGACGGCGGCCAACGCCCAGCTTCCCCAGGCCTACCGGGACGCCCGGAAGTACGGCAACCTGGACATGAAGGTGGGGACCATCCGCTACGACATGGCCAGCGGCCGGCTGACCTTCGACGACCAGCCGCTGACCGACGCCGACCAGCGCGCCATCGCCGCCGCCTGCCAAAAGGCCCACGCCGGCGGGCGGTAAGTTCGTCCCGTTTTGCCTTCGCGCCATTGATGTGCGGCGGCCCATCGCCTAAAGTGCCGCCGCTTCATCGTTTTCAGGGACCAGCAACCGATGCGCCTGTCGCAATACTTTCTTCCGACGCTCAAGGAAAACCCCGCCGAGGCGCAGATCGTCTCGCACCGCCTGATGCTTCGGGCCGGCATGATCCGCCAGGCCAGCGCCGGCATTTACGCGTGGCTGCCGCTCGGCTACCGGGTGCTCAAGAAGATCGAGCGCATCGTGCGCGAAGAGCAGGACCGCGCCGGCTGCCAGGAAATGCTGATGCCGACCGTGCAGTCGGCCGAGCTGTGGCGGGAAAGCGGCCGCTACGAGGATTACGGCCCCGAGATGCTGCGCATCCGCGACCGCCACGACCGCGACATGCTCTACGGACCGACCAACGAAGAGCAGATCACCCAGATCGTGCGCGACAACGTGAAAAGCTACAAGGAACTGCCCAAGCTGCTCTACCACATCCAGTGGAAGTTCAGAGACGAGGTGCGGCCGCGCTTCGGGGTCATGCGCGGGCGCGAGTTCCTGATGAAGGACGCCTATTCCTTCGACTTGACGGCCGAGGGGGCGCGCCGCTCCTACAACCGCTTCTTCGTCTGCTATCTGCGCACCTTCGAGCGGATGGGCCTCAAAGCGGTGCCGGTGCGCGCCGACACCGGGCCGATCGGCGGCGATCTCAGCCACGAGTTCCTGGTGCTCGCCGACACCGGGGAATCGGAAATTGCCTGCCACGCCGATTTCATCGACATCGACGCCCACGGATCGACCATCGATTACGACGACGCCGGCGCCCTTCAGGCCACCTTCGATCACTTCACGTCGCTCTATGCGGCGGTGGACGAGCAGCGCGACCCGGCCGTCGAAAAGGCGCTCGGCGACAAGCTGGCCGTGCGCCGCGGCATCGAGGTCGGCCACATCTTCTATTTCGGCGCCAAGTACTCCGACCCGATGAAGGCCCTGGTGGCCGGGCCGGAAGGGGAGTCCGTGAAACTCGAATGCGGGTCCTACGGCATCGGCGTGTCGCGCCTGGTCGCCGCCATCATCGAGGCCTCGCACGACGATGCGGGCATCATCTGGCCCGACGCGGTGGCGCCCTTCAAGGTCGGGTTGATCGACCTCAAGGCCGAGGACGCCGAGTGCGCCCGGGTGTGCGACGACCTGTACCGCCGCCTCCAGAAGGCCGGCGTCGAGGTGCTCTACGACGACCGCGAGGGGCGGGCCGGCGTCAAGTTCGCCGACATGGACCTGATCGGCCTGCCGTGGCAGCTCGTCGTCGGGCCGCGCGGCGTCAAGTCGGGCGTCGTCGAACTGAAGAACCGCCGCACCGGCGAGCGTCAGGAACTGGCCGTCGAGGCCGCCATCGACCGGCTGGCCGGCTAGACGGGAAGGGAGCCGCCGGTGTTTTCCGCCTTCGAACGAATGGTCGCCATGCGCTACCTGCGGGCCCGCCGGCAGGAAGGGTTCATCTCGGTCATCGCCTGGTTCTCGCTGCTGGGAATCGCCCTTGGCGTGGCGACGCTCATCATCGTGATGTCGGTGATGAACGGCTTCCGCCAGGAACTGCTGACCCGCATCCTCGGCATCAACGGCCATCTGATGGTGTCGGGGGCGTCCAACCAGCTGACCGATTTCGATCCGCTGGCCGAAAAGCTGCGCGGCTTGGCCGGCGTCACCCTGGTGACGCCGATGATCGAGGGCCAGGTGATGGCGACCGCCAACGGCGTCGCCCGCGGCGCCGTGGTGCGCGGCGTACGGCCCGAAGACCTGGCCAAGCGTGCCATCGTCGCCGACAACATCGATGCCGGGTCGCTTCAGGACCTCGAGGGGGGGGACGCGGTCCTCATCGGCTCGCGCATGGCCAGCCTGATGGGGCTCAAGGTGGGGGATTCCATCTCGCTGATCTCGCCCAAGGGCAACGTCACCGCCTTCGGCACCGTGCCGCGCCTGCGCGCCTATCGGGTCGCCGGCACCTTCCGCATCGGCATGTACGAATACGATTCCAGCTTCATTTTCATGCCGCTGCCGGCCGCGCAGACCTATTTCCGCCTGCCCGAGGCGGTGACCAACCTCGAAGTCTTCATCGACAACCCCGACAACGCCCGGCGGCTCGGCATCGAGATCGTCCGCGTCATCGGCGCCAAGGGCCAGGTCCACGACTGGCAGCAGGTGAACTCCACCTTCTTCAACGCCATCCAGGTGGAGAGGAACGTCATGTTCCTCATCCTGACGCTGATCATCGTGGTGGCCGCCTTCAACATCGTTTCCAGCATGATCATGCTGGTCAAGGACAAGGGACGCGACATCGCCATCCTGCGCACCATGGGCGCCACCGCCGGCATGATCATGCGCATCTTCTTCCTGTCGGGGGCCAGCATCGGCGTCATCGGCACCATCGCCGGCTTCCTGCTGGGGGTACTGTTCTGCGACAACATCGAGAGCATCCGCCAGGGAATCCAGATGCTGACCGGTACCCAGCTTTTCGACGAGACCATCTATTTTCTGTCGAAGCTGCCGGCCAAGATGGACGCCACCGAGGTCGCCGCCGTCGTCGGCATGGGCCTCGGCCTGTCGTTCCTGGCCACCCTCTATCCCGCCTGGCGGGCCTCGCGCATCGATCCGGCGGAGGCGCTGCGCTATGAGTGAGGCGGCGCTTTCCCTGGTGCGGGTGGGCCGCGCCTTCAAGCAGGCGCAGGGCCGCCTGGAGGTGCTGAAGGGCGCCGACCTGACCCTGATGCCGGGCGAGATGGTGGCCCTGATCGGCCCCTCGGGGGCCGGCAAGTCGACCCTGCTGCACATCGCCGGCCTGCTGGAAAAGCCCGATACCGGCGAGGTCATCATCGCCGGGCAGTCGTGCGGCGGCGCCAACGACGACGCCCGTACCCAACTCCGGCGCCACCACATCGGCTTCGTTTACCAGTACCACCACCTGCTGCCCGAGTTCTCGGCGCTGGAGAACGTGGTGGTGCCCCAGATCATTGCCGGCATAAGCAAGGACGAGGCCCGGGCGCGGGCCCGCGAACTGCTGGGTGTGCTCGGCCTCGCGGCGCGTGAATCGCACCGGCCGGGCAAGCTGTCGGGCGGCGAGCAGCAGCGCGTTGCCATCGCGCGGGCCCTGGCCAACGCGCCCAGCCTGCTTCTGGCCGACGAGC encodes the following:
- a CDS encoding lipoprotein-releasing ABC transporter permease subunit; this encodes MVAMRYLRARRQEGFISVIAWFSLLGIALGVATLIIVMSVMNGFRQELLTRILGINGHLMVSGASNQLTDFDPLAEKLRGLAGVTLVTPMIEGQVMATANGVARGAVVRGVRPEDLAKRAIVADNIDAGSLQDLEGGDAVLIGSRMASLMGLKVGDSISLISPKGNVTAFGTVPRLRAYRVAGTFRIGMYEYDSSFIFMPLPAAQTYFRLPEAVTNLEVFIDNPDNARRLGIEIVRVIGAKGQVHDWQQVNSTFFNAIQVERNVMFLILTLIIVVAAFNIVSSMIMLVKDKGRDIAILRTMGATAGMIMRIFFLSGASIGVIGTIAGFLLGVLFCDNIESIRQGIQMLTGTQLFDETIYFLSKLPAKMDATEVAAVVGMGLGLSFLATLYPAWRASRIDPAEALRYE
- a CDS encoding ABC transporter ATP-binding protein, which encodes MSEAALSLVRVGRAFKQAQGRLEVLKGADLTLMPGEMVALIGPSGAGKSTLLHIAGLLEKPDTGEVIIAGQSCGGANDDARTQLRRHHIGFVYQYHHLLPEFSALENVVVPQIIAGISKDEARARARELLGVLGLAARESHRPGKLSGGEQQRVAIARALANAPSLLLADEPTGNLDPETAADVFAMLLKLARGAGLALLIATHNTELAARMDRTVRLQNGVLVEQ